The Clupea harengus chromosome 5, Ch_v2.0.2, whole genome shotgun sequence genomic sequence attgTCAATGATCATTCCCTTGATGAATACATAATGAATAGATGAATAAATCTAATAAACATCTCCTAAGCAGTACCTGACCCATCTACACATGGTATGTTATAACACACCTCTTGAACTGACAGTAAAAGTAGTTCCAGGAGTTATCAGGAGTTAAAGGGCAGCTTAACAGGGTTCCCACCCATTTTCTTTgtcaacatttcaaaacttttccatgacttttccgaCTTTAATGGAATTTCCACAACCTTTCACAAAAAGTGCACGTACTTTACTCAACACGTTGGCCGTAATTACTGATTGAAAATTAAACAGCAACTTTTTCAAGTCATTTTTTAAAAGGTTAGTTGGAATATGTCAATTTAACTGAATCGCTGTTGACTTTTCCAGGATTACCATGACTGTGGGAACCCGGTATTAAGCACAATACATTTCAGCTATATTAACCATTCTTTCCTTGACACATTACTGCAGATTTTGACGTGAAATGTCAAACGGATGTAGAGATAGGCTGTCAAGTATTTTACACCACGCCTCCAAATCTCCTTTAGcacagaaaatcatggtttgaAAAATCAGTGCTCTTTTAAAGTCAATAATGAGACCAGCATTCAGACTTTTGAATCCTCCTCATTAAACggccctttctccttctccagacCTGTGGTCAAGCTCTCATAATCAGACGGCATGTCAAAGAACAACTCATCCTCGAAGCAGAAGTCATCTGAGATTGGTGCCAGAAAAGGAAGCTTCATGACTAAGCCAGTCAACACACCACCAATTGCTGCCGCTGTTATGGTGGAAAAAATGGCGGCCACTTGATACAGAGCCTGCACCTGGCCGGTGCGACCCAAGCCTGGCTTGAGCCCTGGAATTAGCTTCTGGAGCTCCAGTAGTTTGGGATCTCCCTCCATGGGGGCGCGATGGGCAAAGATCTGGTACATGCTGGGGCCGTACGTCTCCTCAGAGGCCAACAGGATGGCGCAGATACCGGCCAGACACGAAATTAGCCCGGTGAGCCCGTGGAGGTTGTGGATGCCGCACTGGTCTTGAATTCTCAGGCGACGGGCAAGGAAAGGGGTGAGGTACTTGTAGCCCAGCATGCAGGCCGTGCAGCCTATCACACCCAGGGCATAGGCAGCCGCAGGGGAGATCATCATGTCGACAGAAGCCCCAACTGTGACACCTCCTGCCAGTGTGACATTCTGAACGTCAGCCATGGTGATCTTACCCCTCTTGTTGAGCATGGCAGAGAGGGCGAATGCAGTGAGCGTGGAGGCGCTAAGTCCAATGAATGTGTGGAGGACGGCCCGGTGCTGGTCATCCCCTTTCTGTGTCAGCGCTGAGTTGAAGGAGGGCCAGAACACCCAGAGAAACAGAGTTCCGATCACGGACAAGATGTCGGACTGGTAGCTGGTGATCTCCTTGGAGTGCCCTTTGTTAAGAGAAGGCCGGTACATCACAAACGTGACCCCGAGGCCAAAGTAGCAGGCAAAGAGGTGGATGAGGATGGAGCCACCAGAGTCAGTGATCTTCAGGTACTTGAGCACTGCCCACTCAGTGACGGAAAAAATAGGGACTTCGAGAATAGCCATCACAAGGAGCTGCACTGGACTGGTCTTCCCCAAGACGGCCCCAAAGGAAATCAGCACAACAGCGCAGGCAAATTCAGCATTCAGAAGGTTAATCACACCCAGGTGGATCTTCCCGTCAGAGTAGAACTGGAAGAAGCCCTGCACTAAGATGGCCCACTGGATGGCATACGTGGCTGTCAGGAAGTTGAAGACCATGCCGCTGAAGCCGTAGAAACGCATGAAGGCCAGCAGACAGCCGAAGCCGATGAAGATCATGACCTGCACATCCGCAAAGTACGGATAATCCCTGTACAGGGAGTTGTCCATTGGATTGGTAAGATTGTTTTGAAACTTGGCATTGGCATTATCATCATAAGTTACAAAGCCAGCATACAGAGCCAGGAACACCAcctctgacacaaacaccagcactgGCAAACGGACCCTGAGGCTTGTGGCCTGTTTCATCATTGCACTGACAGCTATCACGGACTGAGATGGACGCTCTACTCCCCTCACGCCCCTTTTATACGGGCCTGGACTCACTGATAAACAGGACTGTTGGCACTAGCAGAGTTCGTACATGCTGCGCAGGACTCCACAGTCCCGCATGCCCTTTGAGAATGCAAGGTTTTGTACTTTGGCCTTTTGAATTACCCGCTGGGGCATTGTGACAGGCCAGCAAATATGTTTGAATTACGCAATATAATCTGATTAATGAAATGACCATGGATGGTACAAATGGAGGCAGCAGTGAAGGTAGTGATGTGAA encodes the following:
- the LOC105900657 gene encoding ammonium transporter Rh type B-like, coding for MMKQATSLRVRLPVLVFVSEVVFLALYAGFVTYDDNANAKFQNNLTNPMDNSLYRDYPYFADVQVMIFIGFGCLLAFMRFYGFSGMVFNFLTATYAIQWAILVQGFFQFYSDGKIHLGVINLLNAEFACAVVLISFGAVLGKTSPVQLLVMAILEVPIFSVTEWAVLKYLKITDSGGSILIHLFACYFGLGVTFVMYRPSLNKGHSKEITSYQSDILSVIGTLFLWVFWPSFNSALTQKGDDQHRAVLHTFIGLSASTLTAFALSAMLNKRGKITMADVQNVTLAGGVTVGASVDMMISPAAAYALGVIGCTACMLGYKYLTPFLARRLRIQDQCGIHNLHGLTGLISCLAGICAILLASEETYGPSMYQIFAHRAPMEGDPKLLELQKLIPGLKPGLGRTGQVQALYQVAAIFSTITAAAIGGVLTGLVMKLPFLAPISDDFCFEDELFFDMPSDYESLTTGLEKEKGPFNEEDSKV